The following coding sequences lie in one Pelecanus crispus isolate bPelCri1 chromosome 9, bPelCri1.pri, whole genome shotgun sequence genomic window:
- the LOC104025648 gene encoding lysophosphatidic acid receptor 6, with product MNDTHANSSISTTVKLFQLIMYTPTFTLGLLFNVMALSFLFFKVKKLSEPTVYMIALIFLDTLLLFTLPFKIASYYLQDNWNLGSVFCSTLESLYFVNMYGSILISLCICVDRYIAIRHPFTAPTLRSTKKAAMVCAVICLGTSVGTVSTFQLHGQGHNISTCFHNFSKSTWENAGLLSAVETTFIGSMATMTFCTVQIMRCLRKHRKPDNPQTHTTRAEKIVVTNLVAFLVCFTPYHVAYFMYFLVKNNIIHTSFQQALRDIVQVTLCWANLNCCLDGVCYYFVLKESLEYPLQNSEKTATRKP from the coding sequence ATGAATGACACCCATGCCAATAGCAGTATCAGCACTACTGTGAAACTGTTCCAGCTCATCATGTACACCCCCACGTTTACCCTGGGATTGCTGTTCAATGTGATGGCTCTGTCGTTCCTGTTTTTTAAGGTTAAAAAGCTGTCAGAACCTACAGTCTACATGATAGCCCTTATTTTCCTGGATACTTTGCTGCTGTTTactcttcctttcaaaataGCTTCCTACTACCTTCAGGACAACTGGAACTTGGGGTCTGTGTTTTGCTCCACCTTGGAGAGTCTTTACTTTGTAAACATGTATGGCAGCATCCTTATCTCCCTCTGCATCTGCGTAGACCGGTACATCGCTATCCGGCATCCTTTCACAGCTCCCACCTTGCGATCCACCAAGAAAGCTGCTATGGTCTGTGCTGTCATCTGCCTGGGCACCTCAGTCGGGACAGTCTCTACTTTCCAACTGCATGGACAGGGCCACAACATCTCAACCTGCTTCCATAACTTCTCCAAGAGCACGTGGGAAAACGCAGGCCTGTTGAGTGCCGTGGAGACTACCTTCATCGGCAGCATGGCAACCATGACCTTCTGCACTGTTCAGATCATGAGGTGTttgagaaagcacagaaaaccagACAACCCCCAAACACACACCACCAGAGCAGAGAAGATAGTGGTGACAAACCTTGTGGCGTTTTTGGTCTGTTTCACGCCTTACCATGTGGCATACTTCATGTACTTTTTGGTGAAGAATAACATCATTCACACCAGTTTTCAACAAGCGCTACGAGACATTGTTCAGGTCACCCTTTGCTGGGCAAACCTGAACTGCTGTCTTGATGGGGTgtgttattattttgttttaaaggaatcCTTGGAATACCCAttacaaaacagtgaaaaaacagCCACGCGAAAGCCTTGA